Sequence from the Acidobacteriota bacterium genome:
GACACCACTGAGCACGTTCGACTGCGATTTCGACGGTTTGCGGAGGACGAGTGCGCTGGGTATTCTGCCGCCTACTTCCGGCTTTCCCACGCTGTCGCACAAGACGATTACCTGCCCAAGTTCATCCCCCTGATGCCGGACCAACAGCCCAACCTGTTCTTCGCGTCGGTGCAATACCTGACCGGTGCGACAGAAATGCCGATGAGCCGCTCGGAACTGCATCGCTTCGTCAGGGAGCATGAAATCGAGATCTTCCAGCTCATGAGTTCGCGCCGAACGCAGACGAATGAGGTCGGCCGCTGTGCGATATTGCTGGCGGCAATGCCCGCAGGCCCTCTGGCACTGGTCGAGGTGGGCGCAAGCGCGGGATTGTGCCTGATGTTGGACAAGTACAGATACGACTACGGATCGTTTCAGATTGGTGACAGCGAGTCCCCAGTCCGTCTACGTTGTCGTTTGCGCGGGTACGTACGCCCCCGAATCATGATTCCACAGATTGTGTGGCGTTGTGGACTCGACACGGCCCCGGTCGATCTTGATGATCCTTCTGACGTCCGCTGGCTGCTGGCTTGCGTCTGGCCCGACCACCCCGCCCGGCGCGAACGATTGGCGGCGGCAATTGAAGTGGGAAGGCAACAGTCGCTATCTGTTCGTCACGGTGATCTGGTTGATGATTTGCCGAAGGTCCTGGATGAGGCGCCGACCGGCGCGACGCTGGTCGTATTCCATTCCGCGCTGTTTCCGTACGTGAGCCCTGAGCGGCGCCAATCCTTTGCCCGGATCATTACAAAATTCTCGCGACACCGGGACATTGTCTGGATATCGAACGAAGGCGCCCGGGGATCTCCACATATCTCATCATTTGCGCCGCCTCCGGCACCGCTTCAATTCTTACTGGGACGGTCCATCGCCCACGAGGGGATGCAGACCG
This genomic interval carries:
- a CDS encoding DUF2332 domain-containing protein — translated: MSDTTEHVRLRFRRFAEDECAGYSAAYFRLSHAVAQDDYLPKFIPLMPDQQPNLFFASVQYLTGATEMPMSRSELHRFVREHEIEIFQLMSSRRTQTNEVGRCAILLAAMPAGPLALVEVGASAGLCLMLDKYRYDYGSFQIGDSESPVRLRCRLRGYVRPRIMIPQIVWRCGLDTAPVDLDDPSDVRWLLACVWPDHPARRERLAAAIEVGRQQSLSVRHGDLVDDLPKVLDEAPTGATLVVFHSALFPYVSPERRQSFARIITKFSRHRDIVWISNEGARGSPHISSFAPPPAPLQFLLGRSIAHEGMQTANILGFAHPHGADLEWLAHGDGTM